In Asanoa sp. WMMD1127, one genomic interval encodes:
- a CDS encoding prephenate dehydrogenase/arogenate dehydrogenase family protein translates to MDIAVIGLGLIGGSALRALAARGHQVLGYDADPATRATARTAAARAPRSGRWQVTGTIRDAVGGAGLVLVAVPLPALPRVLDEIAAAGYSGLVSDVTSVKTPVRMLVEQRLQGRHQRLAGFVGGHPMAGKESSGFAAADEELFRDCAWVLCFEPGSTSLTDWLDLAELVISLGARVVPATAEEHDRAVATVSHVPHLLATALAAAATDPLASALAAGSFRDGTRVAATRPELIAAMCGGNAPAVGPALDGIIAALSEARAALDAPDPIAALLPWLAPGHAMRAGWPPPLAAPLDIPARPDALLRLGRAGGWVRAVAPDRATVNVVRPAPQGPDGLLDDL, encoded by the coding sequence GTGGACATCGCGGTGATCGGGTTGGGGCTCATCGGCGGTTCGGCCCTGCGGGCGCTGGCCGCCCGGGGGCACCAGGTGCTCGGCTACGACGCCGACCCGGCCACCCGGGCCACCGCGCGCACCGCCGCCGCCCGCGCGCCGCGGTCCGGCCGCTGGCAGGTCACCGGCACGATCCGGGACGCCGTCGGCGGGGCTGGGCTCGTGCTGGTCGCGGTGCCGCTGCCGGCGTTGCCGCGGGTGCTCGACGAGATCGCGGCGGCCGGTTACAGCGGGCTGGTCAGCGACGTCACCTCGGTCAAGACGCCGGTGCGGATGCTGGTCGAACAACGGCTGCAGGGCCGCCACCAGCGGCTGGCCGGGTTCGTGGGCGGCCACCCGATGGCCGGCAAGGAGAGCTCCGGTTTCGCGGCGGCCGACGAGGAGCTGTTCCGGGACTGCGCCTGGGTGCTCTGCTTCGAGCCGGGCAGCACGTCGCTCACCGACTGGCTCGACCTCGCCGAGCTGGTGATCAGTCTCGGCGCGCGGGTGGTGCCCGCCACGGCCGAGGAGCACGACCGGGCCGTGGCGACCGTGAGCCACGTACCCCATCTGTTGGCCACCGCCCTCGCCGCGGCGGCGACGGACCCGCTGGCGAGCGCCCTGGCCGCTGGTTCGTTCCGCGACGGCACCCGCGTCGCCGCGACCAGGCCGGAGCTGATCGCCGCGATGTGCGGCGGCAACGCGCCCGCGGTCGGGCCGGCTCTCGACGGCATCATCGCGGCGCTGAGCGAAGCGCGCGCCGCGCTCGATGCGCCCGACCCGATCGCGGCATTGCTGCCGTGGCTCGCGCCCGGGCACGCGATGCGCGCCGGCTGGCCCCCGCCGCTGGCCGCCCCGCTGGACATCCCCGCCCGACCCGACGCGCTGCTGCGGCTCGGCCGCGCCGGCGGGTGGGTGCGGGCCGTGGCCCCCGACAGGGCGACGGTCAACGTGGTGCGACCCGCTCCCCAAGGTCCAGACGGATTACTCGACGATCTGTGA
- a CDS encoding PHP domain-containing protein, whose translation MTTARDPVADLRRIAFLLERANEATYRVRAFRSAAKTLSGLPAAEVAQRAAAGTLTELSGVGDVTARCVAESLAGEEPVYLRRLLATEGVDLDDAATALRSALRGDCHTHSDWSDGGSPIEEMALAAVELGHEYIVLTDHSPTLKVARGLTADRLKRQLDYVAAVNEALPEGFRILTGIEVDILADGSLDQTDELLSRLDVVVASVHSALRDESARMTRRMLRAIENPHMDVLGHCTGRMVANRPAGAEGPGDRGHRKRLRPPSDFDAAAVFAACAEHGKAVEINSRPERQDPPKRLMRQALEAGCVFTISTDAHAPGQLDWQRFGCERAALCGVPADRVVNTWKADQLVDWAAGHAAG comes from the coding sequence GTGACGACCGCGCGTGATCCCGTCGCCGATCTCCGGCGCATCGCGTTCCTGCTGGAACGGGCCAACGAGGCGACCTACCGCGTCCGGGCCTTCCGCTCGGCGGCCAAGACGCTCAGCGGGCTGCCCGCCGCCGAGGTCGCGCAGCGGGCCGCGGCCGGCACGCTGACCGAGCTGTCCGGCGTCGGCGACGTGACGGCCCGGTGCGTCGCCGAGTCGCTGGCCGGCGAGGAGCCGGTCTACCTGCGCCGGCTGCTCGCCACCGAGGGGGTCGACCTCGACGACGCGGCCACGGCCTTGCGGTCGGCGTTGCGGGGCGACTGCCACACCCACTCCGACTGGTCCGACGGCGGTTCGCCGATCGAGGAGATGGCGCTGGCGGCGGTGGAGCTGGGCCACGAGTACATCGTGCTGACCGACCACTCCCCGACCCTCAAGGTGGCCCGCGGTCTGACCGCGGACCGGCTCAAGCGACAGCTCGACTACGTGGCCGCGGTCAACGAGGCGCTGCCGGAGGGCTTCCGGATCCTCACCGGCATCGAGGTCGACATCCTCGCCGACGGCTCGCTCGACCAGACCGACGAGCTGCTCTCCCGGCTCGACGTGGTGGTGGCGTCGGTGCACAGCGCGCTGCGCGACGAGAGCGCGCGGATGACCCGCCGAATGCTGCGGGCGATCGAGAACCCGCACATGGACGTGCTCGGTCACTGCACCGGGCGGATGGTCGCCAACCGGCCGGCCGGCGCCGAAGGGCCCGGCGACCGCGGCCACCGCAAGCGGCTGCGGCCACCGTCGGACTTCGACGCGGCGGCCGTCTTCGCGGCGTGCGCCGAGCACGGCAAGGCCGTCGAGATCAACTCACGCCCCGAACGCCAGGATCCGCCCAAGCGCCTGATGCGCCAGGCGCTCGAGGCGGGCTGCGTGTTCACGATCAGCACCGACGCGCACGCCCCGGGTCAGCTCGACTGGCAGCGCTTCGGCTGCGAGCGGGCGGCCCTGTGCGGCGTGCCGGCCGACCGGGTGGTCAACACCTGGAAGGCCGACCAGCTCGTCGACTGGGCCGCCGGGCACGCCGCCGGATAG
- a CDS encoding DUF885 domain-containing protein, translating to MGRIDDLANRYVDEWAPLNPAGATFVGIKGFDDKFEDLSPDGFAAGADLTRRTLTELSAIEPVGESERVAKEAMQERLGLELARYDAGEVTSEINVISSALHGLRGAFDLMPTEGAEAVGNIAARLNAFPHAVEQLQVTLREAAAQGHVSSRHQMLEVAKQCDIWTDPARDNFFHGLAERLEADSALRSALEQGAAASTAATQAFGVFLRDELAPLGRDKQAAGRERYQLASQYFLGAKVDLDETYAWGFEELARLESEMRKVAAHIVGPGASIDDAVHALDSDPARRIEGKEAFRDWMQGLADKAIAELHGTHFDIPEQVRRIECMIAPTSDGGIYYTGPSEDFTRPGRMWWAVPAGMTDFATWKEVTTVYHEGVPGHHLQVAQTAVRTELLNRYQRLLLWVSGHGEGWALYAERLMDDLGYLADPGDRLGMLDAQAFRAARVIVDIGMHLELEIPRDNPFGFHPGERWTPELGWEFMRAHCRVQDDVLRFELNRYLGWPGQAPSYKVGERIWLQARDDAKARKGADFNLKEFHRQALDLGSIGLDPLKAALARL from the coding sequence GTGGGACGAATCGATGACCTCGCCAACCGCTACGTCGACGAGTGGGCGCCGCTCAACCCGGCCGGTGCCACCTTCGTCGGCATCAAGGGCTTCGACGACAAGTTCGAAGACCTGTCACCTGACGGCTTCGCGGCCGGCGCCGACCTGACCCGGCGCACGCTGACCGAGCTGTCGGCGATCGAGCCCGTAGGCGAGTCCGAGCGGGTCGCCAAAGAGGCCATGCAGGAGCGGCTGGGCCTCGAGCTGGCGCGCTACGACGCCGGCGAGGTGACCAGCGAGATCAATGTGATCTCCAGCGCACTGCACGGGCTGCGCGGCGCGTTCGACCTCATGCCCACCGAGGGCGCCGAAGCGGTCGGCAACATCGCGGCCCGCCTCAACGCGTTCCCGCACGCGGTCGAGCAGCTCCAGGTGACGCTCCGCGAGGCCGCCGCTCAGGGGCACGTCAGCTCCCGCCACCAGATGCTCGAGGTCGCCAAGCAGTGCGACATCTGGACCGACCCGGCCCGCGACAACTTCTTCCACGGTCTGGCCGAGCGGCTCGAGGCCGACAGCGCGCTGCGCTCCGCGCTCGAGCAGGGCGCCGCGGCGTCCACGGCCGCGACCCAGGCGTTCGGCGTGTTCCTGCGCGACGAGCTCGCCCCGCTCGGCCGCGACAAGCAGGCCGCCGGGCGCGAGCGCTACCAGCTCGCCTCGCAATACTTCCTCGGCGCCAAGGTCGACCTCGACGAGACCTACGCGTGGGGCTTCGAAGAGCTGGCCCGCCTCGAGAGCGAGATGCGCAAGGTCGCCGCCCACATCGTCGGCCCCGGCGCGTCCATCGACGACGCCGTCCACGCGCTCGACAGCGACCCGGCCCGCCGCATCGAGGGCAAGGAGGCGTTCCGCGACTGGATGCAGGGCCTGGCCGACAAGGCGATCGCCGAGCTGCACGGCACCCACTTCGACATCCCCGAGCAGGTGCGGCGCATCGAGTGCATGATCGCGCCGACCAGCGACGGCGGCATCTACTACACGGGCCCGAGCGAAGACTTCACCCGGCCCGGCCGCATGTGGTGGGCGGTGCCCGCCGGCATGACCGACTTCGCCACGTGGAAAGAGGTGACCACCGTCTACCACGAGGGCGTGCCGGGTCACCACCTCCAGGTCGCCCAGACCGCCGTGCGCACCGAGCTGCTCAACCGCTACCAGCGGCTGCTGCTCTGGGTCTCGGGCCACGGCGAGGGCTGGGCGCTCTACGCGGAGCGCCTGATGGACGACCTGGGCTACCTGGCCGACCCCGGCGACCGCCTGGGCATGCTCGACGCCCAGGCGTTCCGTGCCGCGCGGGTCATCGTCGACATCGGCATGCACCTCGAGCTCGAGATCCCGCGCGACAACCCGTTCGGCTTCCACCCCGGCGAGCGCTGGACCCCCGAGCTCGGCTGGGAGTTCATGCGCGCCCACTGCCGCGTGCAGGACGACGTGCTGCGCTTCGAGCTCAACCGCTATCTGGGCTGGCCGGGGCAGGCGCCCTCCTACAAGGTCGGCGAGCGCATCTGGCTGCAGGCCCGTGACGACGCCAAGGCCCGCAAGGGTGCCGATTTCAACCTCAAAGAGTTCCACCGCCAGGCCCTCGACCTGGGCTCGATCGGGCTCGACCCGCTCAAGGCCGCCCTGGCCCGCCTCTAG
- the mtnA gene encoding S-methyl-5-thioribose-1-phosphate isomerase — translation MRTIDWADGAVEIIDQTLLPGRLEVRRITTVEELVAAIRELAVRGAPALGVAGAYGVALAAKQHGGDAERLDAAVRLVTTARPTAVNLARGAARAASRLPGGFDAVLAEADALRDEEIAASAAMAARGADLLTELCGNSPRVLTHCNTGALAAVVGGTALGVVAELQRRDTLGPVIASETRPLLQGARLTAWELGRLGVDFRVAVDSAGPFLMARGEVDVVVLGADRICANGDTVNKVGTYSHALGARRAGIPFVVVAPESTVDLDTATGADVEIEDRAGAEVVTGVPAVNPAFDVTPHDLVTAIVTDRRVIRLDLGERVAPR, via the coding sequence ATGCGGACGATCGACTGGGCCGACGGAGCCGTCGAGATCATCGACCAGACCCTGCTGCCCGGCCGGCTCGAGGTCCGCCGGATCACCACCGTCGAGGAGCTGGTCGCGGCCATCCGCGAGCTGGCGGTCCGCGGCGCTCCGGCGCTGGGCGTGGCCGGCGCCTACGGGGTGGCGCTGGCGGCCAAGCAGCACGGCGGCGATGCCGAGCGACTCGACGCGGCCGTACGCCTGGTGACCACCGCCCGGCCCACGGCCGTCAACCTGGCCCGCGGCGCCGCCCGCGCGGCGAGCCGGCTGCCCGGCGGTTTCGACGCCGTGCTGGCCGAGGCCGACGCGCTGCGCGACGAGGAGATCGCGGCCTCCGCCGCCATGGCCGCCCGCGGTGCCGACCTGTTGACGGAGCTGTGCGGCAACTCGCCCCGCGTGCTCACCCACTGCAACACCGGCGCCCTCGCGGCGGTGGTCGGCGGCACCGCGCTGGGCGTCGTCGCCGAGCTCCAACGTCGCGACACCCTCGGTCCGGTGATCGCCAGCGAGACGCGGCCCCTACTGCAGGGCGCCCGGCTCACGGCATGGGAGCTGGGCCGGCTGGGCGTCGACTTCCGCGTCGCGGTCGACAGTGCCGGACCGTTCCTGATGGCCCGCGGCGAGGTCGACGTGGTGGTGCTCGGCGCCGACCGGATCTGCGCCAACGGCGACACCGTCAACAAGGTCGGCACCTACTCCCACGCGCTCGGCGCCCGCCGGGCCGGCATCCCGTTCGTGGTGGTGGCGCCCGAGTCGACGGTCGACCTGGACACGGCGACCGGCGCCGACGTCGAGATCGAGGACCGCGCGGGCGCGGAGGTGGTCACCGGCGTGCCGGCGGTCAACCCGGCCTTCGACGTGACGCCGCACGACCTGGTGACCGCGATCGTCACAGATCGTCGAGTAATCCGTCTGGACCTTGGGGAGCGGGTCGCACCACGTTGA
- a CDS encoding DMT family transporter produces MTTATSPDKADPRGWLPGFVLLGVIWGSSFVFIKVGVAELHPLYVTLGRVLAGLLTLLVVLLVTRDRLPRDLRLWGHLVVTGVVGTALPFTLFGYGEERVSSSLAGIWNATTALLVLPLAVYLFRTERMTTHRATGLLIGFVGVLVVLGVWEGLGGAQFTGQLMCIGAAACYAVAIPYTKRFISDRQESGIALAAGQLVTATLSLAIIAPLAVGAPTPIADLSVKAIASILTLGAIGTGLAFVLNMRNIKLAGATTASMVTYLIPVFAVILGVLALDEHITWHQPVGALIVLVGVAVAQGLVARRKRPTPTPASPEAELAVERA; encoded by the coding sequence GTGACGACCGCAACCAGTCCTGACAAGGCCGACCCGCGCGGCTGGCTTCCGGGCTTCGTGCTCCTCGGTGTGATCTGGGGTTCGAGCTTCGTGTTCATCAAGGTCGGGGTGGCCGAGCTGCACCCGCTCTACGTGACGCTCGGCCGGGTCCTCGCCGGTCTGCTGACCCTGCTCGTGGTGCTCCTCGTGACCCGCGATCGGCTCCCTCGCGACCTGCGTCTCTGGGGCCACCTCGTGGTCACCGGCGTGGTGGGCACGGCACTGCCCTTCACCCTCTTCGGCTACGGGGAGGAGCGCGTCTCGTCATCCCTCGCCGGCATCTGGAACGCCACGACGGCCCTGCTCGTGCTGCCCCTCGCGGTCTACCTGTTCCGCACCGAGCGGATGACCACCCACCGGGCGACCGGCCTGCTCATCGGCTTCGTCGGCGTGCTGGTGGTGCTCGGCGTCTGGGAGGGCCTCGGCGGCGCCCAGTTCACCGGCCAGCTGATGTGCATCGGCGCGGCGGCCTGCTACGCGGTGGCGATCCCCTACACGAAGCGGTTCATCAGTGACCGCCAGGAGTCCGGGATCGCGCTGGCGGCGGGCCAGCTCGTCACGGCGACGCTGTCGTTGGCGATCATCGCGCCGTTGGCCGTCGGCGCGCCGACGCCGATCGCCGACCTGTCCGTCAAGGCGATCGCCAGCATCCTGACGCTCGGTGCGATCGGCACCGGCCTCGCCTTCGTGCTCAACATGCGCAACATCAAGCTGGCCGGCGCGACCACGGCGTCGATGGTCACCTACCTGATCCCGGTGTTCGCGGTCATCCTCGGCGTGCTGGCGCTCGACGAGCACATCACCTGGCACCAGCCGGTCGGCGCGCTGATCGTGCTGGTCGGCGTCGCGGTCGCCCAGGGCCTGGTCGCCCGCCGCAAGCGACCGACACCGACCCCGGCGTCCCCGGAAGCCGAGCTGGCCGTCGAACGCGCCTAG
- a CDS encoding DUF6230 family protein, which yields MSEPHHIVRGRTRWRRFAALTLPAVAAAGFIVFGMANGAIAASFAVSGQTFKVSADRLVGNGFVQYGSVARDAEGNDHPVAVSGINRATLTNLCQSVKVPGMPVVLTINAGGNGKPATAVNMLIDMTELRGDATFTNIEIGRDAGTLNKANSKGQPGSFGQQADKVVINNLKQVAWSTSAGTFTLNGLRMKVNVGADAKECFEDEQQQP from the coding sequence GTGTCGGAACCCCATCACATCGTGCGGGGCAGGACCCGCTGGCGGCGGTTCGCCGCACTCACCCTGCCGGCCGTCGCGGCCGCCGGGTTCATCGTCTTCGGCATGGCCAACGGCGCCATCGCCGCGTCGTTCGCCGTCTCCGGCCAGACCTTCAAGGTCTCGGCGGATCGGCTGGTGGGCAACGGCTTCGTCCAGTACGGCAGCGTCGCCAGGGACGCCGAGGGCAACGACCACCCGGTGGCGGTGTCGGGCATCAACCGCGCGACGCTGACCAACCTGTGCCAGTCGGTGAAGGTGCCCGGCATGCCGGTCGTGCTGACCATCAACGCCGGCGGCAACGGCAAGCCCGCGACCGCCGTCAACATGCTCATCGACATGACCGAGCTGCGCGGCGACGCCACGTTCACCAACATCGAGATCGGCCGCGACGCCGGCACGTTGAACAAGGCCAACTCGAAGGGCCAGCCGGGTTCGTTCGGACAGCAGGCCGACAAGGTCGTCATCAACAACCTGAAGCAGGTCGCCTGGTCGACCTCGGCTGGCACGTTCACGCTCAACGGCCTGCGCATGAAGGTCAACGTTGGCGCCGACGCCAAGGAATGTTTCGAGGATGAGCAGCAGCAGCCGTAG